The Eubacterium maltosivorans genome includes the window GACTGCCTGACACGGCGTTTAAATCAAGTCAGAAAATGAGAAAGGAGAAAAGATGGAAACTGTCACCACAAAAAGCCTGGACCTGGAATTTCTGCTGGAAAACGGCGATACTGATACCCTGAGCCTGCCCGACTATCTGGACGGGCTTACCGAGGAGCAGATCACCGCAGCGGCCGGCATCGTCATTGCCCAGAATATCTTTCAGCCCGGCGGCTTTGGCTACCAGAAGCTCAAGAGCTACGAATATGTCGATAAAACCGTCCGAAAGACCGAGCTGGAGATCTGACGACGCATTCCCGGGGCACGGCACACTTTTGTGCTGTGCCCTCTTATTATAGCCGCGCCCGTAAAAACACCGGCAGTCTGACACCACAATAAAGGCCTTTGCCACCTCAGGTTGCGGATATGCAAGCAGTAGCTGCTGGACGGCCGGGGCGCTTTCGGTTAAAATGAGAGAAAAGGGGACGGAGGTGTTTAAAAATGGGCTTTGGAGAAAATCTAAGGCAGCTCCGGAGGGAGCGGCGGCTCTCCCAGGAGGAGCTGGCCGAACGGCTCATGGTCAGCCGTCAGGCTGTATCGAAATGGGAGCAGGGCAATGGTTATCCCGAGGTCGAAAAACTGCTTTTGCTGTCAGAGGCGCTGGACGTATCACTGGACCGCCTGATGGCCGAGAGCGCAGAGGAGCCGGAAATGCACGCTGCCTCCAGAGACAGCAGGCAGCCCGGGCGGATCCTGATCGACTCCTTTGATGGAAAGTCAGTTGTGAGCTGCTACCGGGTGCAGGCATCGCCCCGGTTCAGGACAGGAAAGGATGAGCCAAAATACGCTCTTTTCGGCGTGGACAACAGCTCATTTTGGGGAGAAAACACGACTGTTCTGGGCTGGTATGACGGCGAGGAGGCCCTTGAACAGGAAATCCAGGAAATCAAAAAAGCCCTGGCCGGGGGCTGTGTCTCCTATACGCTTAAGTATGCGGTTAAGGTAAAAAGGCGATGGGGGAAAATAAAGATTGTGAAGTAGAGGCGTCTGTGTTATGCTTGAGGCAACTGAAAAGAGAGGTGGTATTTCTTGAAACGCTGCATTGCACTGACTGGA containing:
- a CDS encoding DUF2922 domain-containing protein, whose amino-acid sequence is METVTTKSLDLEFLLENGDTDTLSLPDYLDGLTEEQITAAAGIVIAQNIFQPGGFGYQKLKSYEYVDKTVRKTELEI
- a CDS encoding helix-turn-helix domain-containing protein, which gives rise to MGFGENLRQLRRERRLSQEELAERLMVSRQAVSKWEQGNGYPEVEKLLLLSEALDVSLDRLMAESAEEPEMHAASRDSRQPGRILIDSFDGKSVVSCYRVQASPRFRTGKDEPKYALFGVDNSSFWGENTTVLGWYDGEEALEQEIQEIKKALAGGCVSYTLKYAVKVKRRWGKIKIVK